actttaatttataaagcATGCCATTCATGAATTCAGTTTTTTCCGGGATACGTTCAATCTTACAAAAAATATCGTTGAACTCTTGTACTAGATCTTCATCTGGGAATGTTTTAGTAAAAACTTCTCTTAAGTTATAAATAGAATCATTCTTAGATTCTCCTATCCAAGATGTTCCCAATTTCAAATCAATAATGTTAATATTCGAATATCCGCTCaaaaaatttttcatttcGATTGCAGATTCAATTTTGAAGTGTTGTAAATTGtgcatttttttatttaatattgaattaataaaagatttccttaaatatattttttttgatttctttCCAACTTCAATAATAAGCACAAATCTGATAAACTTAGGAATAATATCATGACGTTTGAGGAGATGTTGTTTGTTAATGGAACTATAAAAATCCAACTCATTGCAATTatcattctttaatatcttATAAATATACTTGTTATCTTTAGTAGTTAATAATAGAGTTGATCCCATAAATctttcattcttttcaGTGGAAAGAACCTGAAAAGGAAAGAGCTCAAAACTATTTATGCTTGAACAAAACATAAgttattgaatttatttgtgCAGATTGAATATactaatatattatatttctaatCGACAGCAACTAAAACTTTTTATGCgtattttaattcttaCATTCGATGCTCGAAATTATGTGAcatcttttttaaaatatttttttaatttatatagtTGTGACCAACATTAATGAAGTTTATAAATTTACATTTAGATTATTTTGAACTTCATTTTGTGAATAAAATGTAATTAGTACAgacaaatattattctcaCTATTCTTTAATCAAATCGAAATAACCAACCTACACAACTAAATCCAATAcgaaaataaattttgataatctTTGATGGCACTGCGCTAATTATGttctcaaaatattaatagtcaaaattaaaattttcaatcAATTATTGCAACCTATGATGATTTCCTTTGCAATTAAATATTcgaatatatatatatatttacattttttCGCAGTAATCTAGAAcgaaatatttttcaattcaaTAATTGGAGCAAAGATGGAAAGTAATAAGAGATCgagtaaaaataaatttaatggtaatttaataattgataataagTATATGAATatgtatttatataaattaaaatagcTAAAGATACCACACAAAAATGAATGGTTATGCGTGGtgaaatatttcaaaattcaaacaaaaatGTTTATTCAGATCCAATTTCATTGTCATCGATACTTTCTTCTGAACTGTCTAAACCGTTATCTGTGAAACCAATGTTCAATTTAGATTTTGTAGTGCAAGCGAAAAATAAGATCTTTTGGGACTTAGTGTCataaaaaaagtaatcAAATGAAAACAAAGACCCATCATCCAAAAATGGACTTAGTTCGTCATTCCCCATTAATCTATACGAGTATATTTCCgtatatttaatttcgACGGCATCTCTAATGTTTTCCCACAACTCTAAAAGAAAACTAGGATAAATTCTTTCTACAATACTTGAAAGGTGatagttaatattattgtatACAATAGAAAAGCTCTTCtctttgaataaattatctGGTTTTATTAAGCTAAATTCATAATCTGGAAAACATTGATTCATTGTACTGATCAAGTTCACCAGTAACTCACGAACATCTTGACGTTGGACAGGCCCAATAGGAGAGTTTGAAATCCATTGAGGTGATACACACACTTCTCGATCAACTCTTTCACTTAAATCACACTCTTCAACAACTTTTTCAGAGCAAGTGAATAACTCAATCCTTCCATTCAAAATTCGATCACCTACATCTAAGTTACTTAATAGTACTGACAATCGGTTTAATCCTGAATGCTCTAAGAAACGCATTCTAGCCTTATTTTTCCAAGTATTTGTTCATAGTTATGTGTATTTGtttctttgaaataaataccTTTACTTTAGACTTTATGATCTCAAATATAATTGTATGCCGCTACCGCCATAATTAGAATGCTTAATTAAATATCGTTATTTTACTAAAATTTTTTCTGTAATTTGCTAACAGTTTGAAACctgaatattaattttttggcgaactgattttttttttttttttttttttaaataaaaatgaaccCGCATTTTATCCCTCCATTTTTAAGCGGACTATATGCAACCAGTAAAGAGTAAACATTTTTAGttgtaaatttttaatacgaaatttaaagtatttgCTCAAATTCAGAAAGTGTTAGTTAAAGTCGTTTAATAATCATGccttcaaataatatttgctCCCCGAtaacaaattcaaatgatgaaaattcaaatgcGTTAATCTCATCTGGGTGTAAGTCAACTGATTGTCATTGCGAAGGTAATGGGGTCGTAACCACTCATACTACATCACCAAACGTCACCCAGAAATGCTACATTACTAATTCAGGCTGTCATGAAGCAATTGTAACAACAACAACACAAGAAGTAAAAAGGCACAAATGTCCACCAAAAATCCAAAAGATTCACGAACATATTAGCCAACCTATAAACTATAATTGTTCGTCTCAATTAGGAAACGTGCCATGCAATATAATGATGAACCCATGCGCGTGTAGTGTTTCAAGAAGCTCATGCCACAGGACTAATCATTGTAACTGTAGTAATGGAAGTGTTCAGTTTATGTGCTGTAATAAGTACGCAAATAGTGGATGTGGATGTTCATGTTGTTGCTGTTCTACATCGAGCGTTCAGACTACGTTATATCCTGTATATATGTCGTTCCCATATAATCAGGGCAGAAATATCAATGTTCCCTACACAGTTTATTCAACGCCATTAAGCCATACATACAATCCACTCACAGATAATCAATACtcttatcaatattaatgcGTAGACTTAATTAAGATATCAAGTAGACTAATTTTAATTCGATCCTAATAGCCCTATGTTTTCTAGTTTTTCTACTTGTGTTTTATTAGAGCCTTAGAAAAGCATATATGTATTGTAGGGTTATCCACATCTTCTAATCCATGTTGGGGAACTCGAGCACCAGAATACGCCTTCGGGCGAATCGCAGCAACTGCATTTTTGTATGCCTGAGAATGAGAGATGGCCTAAAACCAAATTGAACTTAGTGTACAATGGCTTATAtaacaaaaacaaaaacCCAATAGTTAGTAAcgataataataacagtAAAGAGATAACCCTGACAGTTTGAACACCGCCGCTGCATGCGCAATTTGCTGGGATAAAGCGTCCTTTAacatattcatttttagcTTCGTTATCAGAAATAGAATCTACTATTGAAGTTTCTTCAAACTGGCTTTTGGAATGACCGACTTCAACATCAGTTGGCTTAATTTGAAGTGAAAGCTGAACATTATCTTGACTTGGCAATTGAATCGTATTTTTTCCTGAagattttattgatttacGTAAAGCTTTGgattttcttgaaaatgaCTCCATGCTTGCAAAGGACCATAATAATCCTGCAACAAATCCACCGATATGGGCCCAATTATCTGTGTTTGACATGAAACTTAAGGAAATCCCTATTAAAGAGGCAATAATAACTAATAGAACGTATAAAAATTGCCACCGAGAATTTCTCCAATTTTCTAATAGTAATACAATAATCCCTGCCAAAAGCGCAAAGAAGCAAGCTGATGAGCCGGCAGAGATTGTGCACGGATCCAAGACTGCAGAGGCTAAATTACCAGAAATACCACCCAATAAGTAAAGTATCGCATATCTCCATATAACCCAGCGAGTCTCTAGAATAATGCCAAGTATTATTTGACATGAAAGATTAATGAAGAGATGGATAAATCCAGTGTGAAGCCAAAATGACCAAAAGAGTCGAGCCAACTGCCCATTTCTAACGAGATTCGTATCTAATGCTCCCATATCAAAAACTACCTGAGGAGGAGGTCCAAACAAATATCCATCAggtatttttataatagaATAACCGTTCGTAAGCTGGCTAATTACTAGCTCTTgtataaaaacaaaaataatactagATGCAAAAAAGGTTGTAGCCAAATATGAAACCTTAAGCCTTGCTACACTTGAGTCACCGCCAATACAACAAAACATCGTTAGAAAGAGTGAATTCCTAGGTGTGTGTTTGCCACGTTTAATTTCAATCGTTCTTCCATTTTTTAGTGAACTTTTAccttcaatattttcttctgaTTTTGGTTGTACAACATGATTTTTGGAACTATCACtttcatcaaatttaaatgattcTGTGGTTATATCCAACTCCTTACTATTACCTTCTTTAGATAGCACTACCGAACTATCTTCACTTAAGGGCATCTGTTGATTCATTAACTCTGTATGACTATTTAAAGACTGAATATCAAAAATCTTTCTGTCAGACATGAATacatcaaataaattaaattagtGGCAACTCCTTAGCACACGCACAAAAGGCATAGTACTTGAAtagatattaattttactaACCAGTTACTTGACGGAACGTAGAACAGTGTCGCGCGCCATATTACGTAAATGCTAAAGGCTAGATATTCATTAATCTAATACCGAAATTGTTTAACATGTGCATAAAGATGTACAATATGTTTTGTCATTTTACATTGTAGTCAGTTTCCAAGAAATCATTTGAATTGAACAGACCCAGTAAAAGCAAGtatttagaagaaaatattaacttttatagaaaaaattgatagtttagaatatttatttacgataaattattaatattaggTTTAGTTTGAGTTTTTAATTGAACTCATAGTTTGCGTATCTTATTGTTTCCTTACATATTACAGAGCTTCCTTACCCACTTtatattactaataatatctGGGTCCCTAGAAGTCTCGCCAACTGTACAAATGTTTTCGAGAATAGATCTTTTGTCCTTGGaaagtaaatattgaataagCTGCCCATTAAACGCAGTTATCAAATCGCCGACTAGCGCTGTGGCGTTCTTCAAGTTTGAATCATTAGGAAATTCGCCGCTATAATCGTTGACgatattatcaataaacTGAATAATGCTGGGAACATAGGGCCCTAATATTTCTAGTCTTTTTGCATCCTTCATTCCATATACAATCCCAGTATATCCTTGTAAAACAGCTTCTCTAAGTTCGCCTAAATACTCTATCCAGTCTTCACTATTAACTGGGCCGTCATTGTACTGCGTAATTGAAGCTTGTTGAAATAATTGCAATACTGATATTGCGTATGGAATAAAGTCCTCCCCCAAATTCATTGAAATATCTCCGAGTGCAATTATTGCTAATGGCTTAACTTTCCTATCTACATCGTTTTTAGCCAACAAAGCGCACAAAGtcttgataataatttccaaAGATGGATTAATTCCTTTTCCAACTGATCTAACCAAATCGCCAACAAGTTCTATAGAATATTTGCACGTATCGAGCTCATCATAGCCTTGAATTAGAGGGATTATTATAGATATGCACTCGTTTACATATGGAGAGAAGTCATGGGACATTGCTACAATAAGAGAAGTCAAAGAAAGAATAGATTCTTCGGACGAACCACCCTGTCGTAAAAGCTCGAAGTACAATCGAAGTAGTATTTGCGAATACTGAAGTGTTAGTCTTTTCCCAAGCTTTGTAGTTAATGCATATAGTGCCCCACAAATTAGTTGTATATTTAGAACTGCTGCATCAGATCTTGGAATAGGATTTTTTTCCATTAACTTTTGTAGACCAATATCTTCGCCAATAATTAGTTCATGCGCTAAATTCACCAAATTCATATCATTGTCTGCCCCAGAATTAGCCACAACCATTGATAAAGCATTAAAACATGCTTGTTTCATATTGTTTTCATCAGAGTTTTCCCTTTTAAATGCTTGTAATAAACTTTGAACAATATAAGGAAACCAAATATCTAAAACCTTTTGTCCGCCTTCTACATACTGAGAAGATTCCGCAATTTGATGTATTATCcaacaaatatttgtaCAGACACGAGGCTCATCTGCCAATAGTCTCTGCAATAATAATGACAATAAACCGTTAGAATGCTCAACAGATTGTTGAGGAGGAAGGCCTAGCAATGGAAAAATAATAGTTGGGTGAAACGTAACAATTCTTCCAATCGTCCATGCGCAAGTATCTCTTACAGCTACAACATTGTCATTTAAAGCCTGACATAAATTTGTTACCGATGTTTCAACAATAGGTTGCATTTTTTGAATACTGGGGCCTTCAAGAATGCTTCCATAAGCCAAAACAGCAGCCTCTCTATTATGCCAATTTGAATGAGAAAAGTTAGAATGAATAAACCCGAGCGTGGGTTCTAAGATATTATCACCAAGAAGTTGAGAGCAAAGCGTTAAACAAGCTCCGGCTGCTTTAGAAACCGTCCAACTTTCCAggtcatcatcatcattctGTCTTAATAACGTCTCCAGCATCACAGGTATTAACGCCGCCTGGACTTGGGAAATGTAGTGCATACAACTTGTACTTGGCGATGTATTATTGTGCTCATCCTCGAGCGACAATTCGATCTCTAAATCTGCAATAGTGTTCCAAAATTCAATACAGCAAATAGAAACTGGTTCATATACCCCTTTAATCCCCTTTATGGTCATTGGAGTCAATACTGATAAGTATGAACCCAAGTAATCATAATATTCAGTAGCTATAGAGACTAAGCATTCGTAAGCCGCAGTTTGAAGAAGCTCTCTTTTATTTCCTTCTGTCCCACATAAAGTGCACAAAActtgaaaaattaaatttctttcCATCTCATTTGAAAAGTTACTCCTTGCAAAATACAATGCATAGTAAAATGATTTGGTTGCTGCCAAGGCAGTTTCTGAGTCAGGGTCATTCATACCTTGAACAATTGCAGTTAAAATTTGGTTGCTAATATCTTCTGTAATTATTAGGGACGAAACCTCATTTTCTAgtatttttgaatcttcGCACAAATATCCCAAAGCCGTTAATGAGGAGcgtttatatataattgaCATTTTGTTGTCAGAGTTATTTTGAACAAGTCTGATTAAATATGGAAGAAGTTCGGGCCATCTTTTACATGGAAGTTCTACACGCCCAAGCTTTGCAATTACTTGGCAAGACGCGCCTCTAACACTTGCAACTGGACTCAAAATAGACTCTAATACTAACGCCTTAATTTTTGATGTAACATTTTGTGGGAGAGATATCCACATTCCTCTTCTTTCAATATCTATTCTGGGTTCAATCCCTGAAACTGCATTCTTTAATAGTAATCCGGCCAATTGGCGAGACAACTCTGGCTTACTCTCATTAAACAGCTCCTCAGCTAAAAGTGTCAAATATTCTCCTATATTTTGCTCTTGGGCAGCTTGAAGCTGCTGCTCAGCattttttctaattgaCTCTACTGAATTGTGGCAGTTTAACAGTACTTGGGTTAGATCCATTTATCTGCTTCACAATCTgagaaattaaaacaatattgaaattttttgcctatatatatatatatatatatattatattgcACCTATTTAGTTTTAATATAAGTGGATGTTAAAcctttaaattaataattgttaaataatttattcaattaatcCGCTTTTACGCCAGATATGGGGTAATAAGAGGGGGAaactaataaataaatttcttttgaaccaaataaagtttttttaaaaCATTAACTATCAAAGAAAGattaaaatgattatttcttgtaattatttctaaaataactaatttattatcaacATTTGTCCGAACAGAATATTCTAAACTTCTAATAGcattcaaaaattttatttttcaaaatataatcaatttctatcaaattttatcaatattttattctttgaaacgaatgattattatatgCTGAAACATCATTAATGTTTtagtttttatttgaatttagaTGATCTTTGAATCAACAATATAACGTTACCGCCAGCTTAGCCATAGTAGATAGATTTGCGTATTGGTTATTATATTGCATGTAGAAATTTCTCTTATTGgattaatcaaaaaataattatcataatggattaatttataaattctTGGCTAATTTATTTGTGGTTTCAAATGATAAACCCGATAACGCTACTAAATGCAAACATAAAAACTCCAAAGatttttaataagaaaaaaaaagataatgaGAATCaagataatgatgatgCTGAAGTAATTGTCAAAAAGACTCCAGATGATACCGATGAGGTAagtatataattaatattgttttccattattattcttttagAATGCAGTAGAGCTTGAAAGACCTCAATTTATCGATGAACTAGCAAATGTTCCAGTATTGAGTATGGACGATTTTATAAGCAAATATgttgaagaagatgaagcTATTGATAATGAATATGAATCTGTTGACGAACTTGATGCgataaattttgaagaaaataattctgGTACTAATGGTAAGCTTCCaagaatttatattattagaacTCATTAAGTATTTAGACAAGTCATATATGCTTCAAAGGAGATGGAAAGTCGTAATATGGGACTTAAGCATTGAAAACTTATGTGATGAAGAGGCCAGCGTATTTATAGAAATAGATTTTGGAACATCGAGAGAGGAATTTCGCGTGCAACTTGAGTCAAAAGAATATATCTTGTCAAATGGAGAACTCAAACATCGCCTGAGAACACCAATTGTGCATAGCCTCCTTAAAGATAAGcctcaaaaaataaagtttcatccttcttttgaatataGAGGCTCTTATtatgatattgaaaaagaaaaactCAAGCTTTCTGCCTGGAAATATCATAATTTTAGACTTAATACATTAGACGCGATGTttgaaatcaaattaaatacATGCGCAAATTCTGATCTTCAGCATCAGTGCTACTTGATGAGATTAGGTGATGGTCATACATTGGAAAAGGTTTATAGGATTTGTTTCAATCTATACTTCCAGGAAATTTATGATTTTCAGCTTTCACTTGATCGATTTGAAATAAAGGAACTATTAACTCATGATAATATTATGGACAGAGTTAGTtctctaaaaaaaaaggcCGTTGAAAAAGTtccttttaataataattctttctttgaaatagatactgaaattaattcaaatgaattCTTGTCAGAATTTAccattattgaaaatactGAATTTGAAAGTATCAATAAAAGTAGATATCGAAATTTATTGGGAAATAACAATAGGATAGGTAATGAtccaattaaaaaaatatttcaatatatttcctTTAATTATAGTGAAAATGAAATGGGGAATGTATTAACCGAAAAATCTAAAGCTAATAGTAAAACATTGAATTTAGAAAGTTCGATAAATGAACAAGAGAATAAAGGGAAAATCGAATCCAATATAGTTGATCAAAGAAAAGGAATCTGGGATACTTTCTTGGGGTTTATTGGCCTGCTAAAGGAAGATcaaaaagataatattcaaaaacttgatagtttattaatagaaGCAGAACTAGACCAAGCAAAACTCCATCCTGCTAATTGTAGCCCaagattaaaaattaacatAACCTGGCCTACAACGTTGAAAAATTATACTATGTATAGCAACATACAAAAAGGTACCAATTGGCCTGTATGGGAAAACCTAGGATCAATTTATTTGCGAGGAACAATAGCAGATTTGGAAAATTGTTTTATTGATATAGATGtcattgataataataaagacaAAACAATAAACTCACAGGCAAGAACTCATATCCCACTAAAAGGATTGATCGAGACTAATACAGTTATTGAATCAAATCTATCTGAACCTCTGTGGTTAGCagaaaaagtaaaaaaaactgAAGAGCGTAGAATACTTGCTACTTGGGAATTTGGGATGATTACAGGaaatatttcattcaaGAATTATCCTTCACAACGGCAGAAAGGgaattttattcattttgtAAAAGATagattatatttaatgattaaaataatcaaagTTGACAATATTATAACTTTTGagaatttagaaaatacTCTAGTTAACATTTCAATCACTCATCAAGGGTTAACCTCAAAGTctaattccaatatttgtAGCAGTTTAAAAGACAGACCAATAGATGATTACATTATTTTACCATTGCAGTTACCACCAATATCAGAACTTTACTTTTTTCACTTAGAGAGTTTGGGAGAGATTTATATAGACTTATGGGTTACTTCAGATAATCAAAGCGGTTCTAAAATGCAACATGCAGGATTTACTTCGTTCACAATTTGGGAcacaatattttctatcAAAGGCGCAAAAAGACCAACATCAGAAAGATATTATAGTTCTTATACATCTGGCTCAAATGAAAAGTTAAAGGTAAGAGTATTGGAACAAGAAGTCCCGTTAAAATTCCTTTTCCCAACAGATAGAGTTGCTAATATTTCCTTTGAAGCATTTATTACTCCAGATATATTATCTATAAAACCAAAGGGTAATCAAGCAATTTGTTCAAAAGATACTGGAATATCTGAAAAAATTGacatttttttaagaaGTCGAGTAGAACTTTCACCGAGTCAAGCACCAAAAGTATATCAAAACGAAAAAGCTTCTATTGAGGTAACATTAATTAGTAAACTAGGCACAGGAATAATTGGGAgattctttatattttcttcttttaatcATAGAGGAAATGAGCTTATGCTTACACAATTCGTTAGACCAATTCCTGCGCCAAGTGGTATTATTACTCCAAGAgcaatatttcattttgtAAGATGCATCCCCTTCATTAATACAAGTTTTAGAGAACCTCCAAAAAGAACAAGAGACAAGTTTAACAATGAAACGTCTAAAAatgattctttaaaaagGGGTAGTCAAGAATCCAAAAGCGCATATTCGTTTGATAAGTCACATTATTGGTTCACCCCAGACTTTACACTACTGAGTAATGGGGGTGGAGTTATTGACCATTGCCTTTTGCATGTTTCCTTATTGTTAAAGCAAAAAATTCAAGCTTTCGTATGTATTGGCACAGTTGCTGGGGGGCATTTTCATTCTTGGGTAATGTCATGGCACTTCAGCGAAGTAGATAATAGCACATATATCAAATTCTGGGAAGTAACAACAGGACAAATCTATATACTAAAAAATAGGTTTATTTCCCAACAAAGAGCTCGCGAGGTCACTTTGAGATTTAGGAAGAGGGAACGCCTTTTATCTGCCGGAGTTGAGCCACAAAGTAATAGTGCACATATAAAGACGATAAAACTACCATATAGAAGTATTGACactatttttaatgaaataaatatttggtaTAATGttcaagaaaatataaatccggggtcaatattttttgatctATGGAATggttcattatttatttcgTGTACGAATACGCCTTTAGTTCATAATCCTGGGTTCCGAAGCCAGCCATattcatcaatattaaacaaatcaaccattaaaaatatgaagaatctattaaaaaatatactaCATTATGAGATTCAATCTCGTAGGAGTGCACAGAATCTCGGAACAAGATGGAATATGGACCCAACgttaaatctttttttggaaaaagGTCTGGAAATCATAGAGCTTTCCGAAATATCGAGCGAAGAAGAATATCCTGACGTTATGACAAAATTTAGTGACTGGAAGTTTGCCATGGAATCAAAAGTTCCATTAATGCATAGAGTGTTGGGATTTCCACTCTCATTTAATCATGCAAACCCAAAAATAATTGCGGAAACAGTTTTAGGGAAacttgaaattttatttacaaGAGATAAATCAGCAACTTTGACTATTGCagttttaattaatggCTATCCAAATCATGTTTTGTGTTGTAGAATATTCATTTTGGTTATTCAAAAAGTTAGCGAAAGagaaaggaaaaaaattttggaaaggcaagagaaaaaaaaattgaaacaggagaaatcatttaaaaacgagaaatcaaattcattaaagttagatttaaaaagttctaaatttgaagaaaataatgatattagCCAGGCTAACATTAATTATCAAGATGGATTTAacatagaaaataataatcaaattattagCGAAGACACAAAAAAAGATGTACATAGTAGTGTTCCATTGGTGACTGCTGACTTCATAGGTATATTAGacaaagaaaataagatGATACGGAAAAGAAGAGTAGCCTTACCTGAAGGTAGCATTTCTGGAAATCTTTggatttcaaaaaaaattaaggATGATGGAAATTTTCGGTACTATATTGAAGGAATTGAAAATTCTGTCAGTGAAAgtttaaatatatcaaaaaataGAGTATGTGCAACTGAGTTGAATTATGAAGGTCAAAGAGTGGGGTTTGCCATTTTACCTGGTCtaaatgatgatgaaatgAGTCCTTTAGACTTGATGTATGAAATGGCTTTAAAGGTGGACgaattattgaaatcaGACAAAAACTTTATCGAATTTACCGGGGGGGATGCTGTACTGGAATGGGATTATGAACAAATGGAAAGTGGAGGAGAGGATGAGGAAGCGATCCAATAcatagaaaatgaagataattcTGATGTCCAATCAGAAATAAGCgaatttgaagaagacTTGAGCGAAGAAGAGCTTGATGAAACACTTGAAAGTGAATCAGAAGAAAACacagaaaatattgagtCAGAAAATGAAGACGATATAAATTGTTTAAGTTCTAATAGTTCTAGCTCAATATCGAATACATTTTCGAGCTTGGTCgaagaaaatgaacaaAATACAACTTCAAGACATCTATTGAAAAGAGAATCAAATGAAGATTTCAATTCCGATATTTCAAATGGATTTTCTGATACTTCAGTAAAAAATGGAATAAAAACAGTAAGGTTTGAAGTAAAGGAGAATTctgataatttaaatagttCAAAAAATAACCTCAAAACCAAAATAAGTTCAAGTGTTtctgaaaaaaagaatctGAAAAGGTTTACAAAAACGGggaaatatataatttatagaCGCCCAGAATATGAACAATCAAAAATAGTTAGCAAAGAGCTCATAAATTCCGATACAATTACTAGCGACTTATCAGTATTTCCGGCTGCAACATTAGCAATTAGCTTAGCAAGAGGCCATTCTGAGATAAGAGAAAGCGGATTGTTAAGTGCAAACAAGGAGACATATTACAACATAGAAAAAAGTAGGTACATCAAAAAAACAGATAACTCTGGAAATAAAATGCTTACTC
This Cryptosporidium parvum Iowa II chromosome 7, whole genome shotgun sequence DNA region includes the following protein-coding sequences:
- a CDS encoding cysteine-rich protein; this translates as MPSNNICSPITNSNDENSNALISSGCKSTDCHCEGNGVVTTHTTSPNVTQKCYITNSGCHEAIVTTTTQEVKRHKCPPKIQKIHEHISQPINYNCSSQLGNVPCNIMMNPCACSVSRSSCHRTNHCNCSNGSVQFMCCNKYANSGCGCSCCCCSTSSVQTTLYPVYMSFPYNQGRNINVPYTVYSTPLSHTYNPLTDNQYSYQY
- a CDS encoding rhomboid family membrane associated protease, 7 transmembrane domain (transcripts identified by EST); the protein is MSDRKIFDIQSLNSHTELMNQQMPLSEDSSVVLSKEGNSKELDITTESFKFDESDSSKNHVVQPKSEENIEGKSSLKNGRTIEIKRGKHTPRNSLFLTMFCCIGGDSSVARLKVSYLATTFFASSIIFVFIQELVISQLTNGYSIIKIPDGYLFGPPPQVVFDMGALDTNLVRNGQLARLFWSFWLHTGFIHLFINLSCQIILGIILETRWVIWRYAILYLLGGISGNLASAVLDPCTISAGSSACFFALLAGIIVLLLENWRNSRWQFLYVLLVIIASLIGISLSFMSNTDNWAHIGGFVAGLLWSFASMESFSRKSKALRKSIKSSGKNTIQLPSQDNVQLSLQIKPTDVEVGHSKSQFEETSIVDSISDNEAKNEYVKGRFIPANCACSGGVQTVRVISLLLLLSLLTIGFLFLLYKPLYTKFNLVLGHLSFSGIQKCSCCDSPEGVFWCSSSPTWIRRCG
- a CDS encoding importin/karyopherin (transcripts identified by EST), producing the protein MDLTQVLLNCHNSVESIRKNAEQQLQAAQEQNIGEYLTLLAEELFNESKPELSRQLAGLLLKNAVSGIEPRIDIERRGMWISLPQNVTSKIKALVLESILSPVASVRGASCQVIAKLGRVELPCKRWPELLPYLIRLVQNNSDNKMSIIYKRSSLTALGYLCEDSKILENEVSSLIITEDISNQILTAIVQGMNDPDSETALAATKSFYYALYFARSNFSNEMERNLIFQVLCTLCGTEGNKRELLQTAAYECLVSIATEYYDYLGSYLSVLTPMTIKGIKGVYEPVSICCIEFWNTIADLEIELSLEDEHNNTSPSTSCMHYISQVQAALIPVMLETLLRQNDDDDLESWTVSKAAGACLTLCSQLLGDNILEPTLGFIHSNFSHSNWHNREAAVLAYGSILEGPSIQKMQPIVETSVTNLCQALNDNVVAVRDTCAWTIGRIVTFHPTIIFPLLGLPPQQSVEHSNGLLSLLLQRLLADEPRVCTNICWIIHQIAESSQYVEGGQKVLDIWFPYIVQSLLQAFKRENSDENNMKQACFNALSMVVANSGADNDMNLVNLAHELIIGEDIGLQKLMEKNPIPRSDAAVLNIQLICGALYALTTKLGKRLTLQYSQILLRLYFELLRQGGSSEESILSLTSLIVAMSHDFSPYVNECISIIIPLIQGYDELDTCKYSIELVGDLVRSVGKGINPSLEIIIKTLCALLAKNDVDRKVKPLAIIALGDISMNLGEDFIPYAISVLQLFQQASITQYNDGPVNSEDWIEYLGELREAVLQGYTGIVYGMKDAKRLEILGPYVPSIIQFIDNIVNDYSGEFPNDSNLKNATALVGDLITAFNGQLIQYLLSKDKRSILENICTVGETSRDPDIISNIKWVRKLCNM